The following coding sequences lie in one Rutidosis leptorrhynchoides isolate AG116_Rl617_1_P2 chromosome 4, CSIRO_AGI_Rlap_v1, whole genome shotgun sequence genomic window:
- the LOC139843561 gene encoding uncharacterized protein — protein MENPVIAAPNKRRLMLESMYSVITIVFILVACVELCDASTVVDVYRLIQYDLAGAPYGSRVSSLNHHAVSSLFAPGSDLSRTVVILPLRELNETFVREYIESGKPLGGLLLLLPQFFNPEITPTDCLYVGKENLKDTLADLEKKLIRATIQYPVYFAFEDEDLQKVLSDIKKSDVAGQSATATTGGYKLIVTSAAPKKLASPTITNIQGWLPGLKADGDSNQLPTIAIVASYDTFGAAPALSVGSDSNGSGVVALLEIARLFSILYSNPNTRGRYNILFGLTSGGPYNYNGTQKWLRSFDQRLRESIDYAICLNTLGTQSPGENRLWVHVSKPPENAYVKQIFEGLSNVAEELGLKVGLKHKKINVSNPRVAWEHEQFSRLRVTAATLSGLSVAPGLLENTGGLSDSREFVSENAVAQSVKLVAESLARHIYGQEGKKVNIFADNSSLAVNPSYIGSWLYLLSRTPRVAPFLSKDDALIMSLKKELADHVVEVNLQHDVIDGMFTFYDSTVNKLQIYQVASVTFDLLLLLVLGSYLITLFSFLVITTRGVDDLISLFRRPPSRKVKAA, from the exons ATGGAGAATCCCGTGATTGCAGCACCAAATAAGCGACGACTCATGCTCGAATCAATGTACTCCGTCATTACAATTGTATTCATTTTAGTCGCTTGTGTTGAACTCTGCGATGCTTCTACCGTCGTTGACGTTTACCGCCTTATTCAGTACGATCTCGCCGGAGCTCCGTACGGATCTCGTGTTTCGTCACTTAATCATCACGCTGTTTCTTCTTTATTTGCTCCTGGTTCTGATCTCTCGCGTACTGTTGTTATACTTCCTTTACGTGAATTGAATGAAACTTTCGTTCGAG AATATATCGAAAGCGGAAAGCCTTTAGGAGGACTACTACTTCTACTTCCTCAATTTTTCAATCCGGAGATCACTCCAACTGATTGTTTATATGTTGGTAAGGAGAATTTAAAAGATACATTGGCGGATTTAGAAAAGAAGCTAATACGTGCTACTATTCAA TATCCTGTGTATTTTGCTTTTGAAGATGAAGATTTGCAAAAGGTATTGTCGGATATTAAGAAAAGTGATGTAGCTGGTCAGTCTGCAACAGCAACTACAGGCGG ATACAAGCTTATTGTCACGTCAGCAGCTCCTAAGAAACTTGCATCTCCCACAATTACAAACATCCAG GGATGGTTGCCTGGATTGAAAGCTGACGGGGATTCAAACCAACTCCCAACTATTGCTATCGTAGCATCATATGATACATTTGGTGCAGCTCCG GCATTATCGGTTGGAAGTGATAGTAATGGCAGTGGTGTTGTGGCACTTCTTGAGATTGCCAGATTATTTTCTATTTTATATTCCAACCCAAACACGAGAGGAAGGTATAATATACTGTTTGGGCTGACATCCGGAGGGCCTTATAACTACAACGGAACTCAAAAG TGGCTTAGAAGTTTTGATCAGCGTCTACGAGAAAGTATTGATTATGCTATCTGCCTAAATACTTTAGGTACTCAAAGCCCAGGCGAAAACAGGTTATGGGTTCATGTGTCTAAACCTCCAGAGAATGCTTACGTAAAGCAAATTTTTGAG GGTTTATCCAATGTAGCGGAAGAATTGGGCCTTAAAGTTGGGCTAAAGCACAAGAAAATAAATGTTTCCAATCCCCGA GTAGCCTGGGAGCATGAACAGTTTTCAAGGTTAAGAGTTACTGCAGCCACACTTTCTGGACTATCTGTAGCACCCGGTTTACTGGAAAATACTGGAGGTCTATCTGAtagcag AGAGTTTGTCAGCGAAAATGCAGTTGCCCAGAGTGTAAAATTGGTCGCTGAGAGTTTGGCG AGGCATATATACGGTCAGGAGGGGAAGAAAGTCAATATATTTGCAGATAACAGTAGTTTGGCGGTCAATCCTTCTTACATTGGATCTTGGCTTTACCTTTTGTCAAGAACACCTCGTGTGGCACCTTTTCTTTCTAAGGACGATGCACTCATCATGTCATTGAAAAAG GAATTAGCAGATCATGTTGTGGAAGTGAATTTGCAACATGACGTGATTGATGGGATGTTCACCTTTTATGATTCCACGGTTAATAAATTGCAGATTTATCAG GTTGCAAGTGTAACATTTGACTTGCTCTTGCTACTTGTTCTTGGCTCATACTTGATTACACTTTTCAGTTTCCTCGTAATAACTACCAGG
- the LOC139841437 gene encoding uncharacterized protein, giving the protein MVVFHFQYPVYFAFEDEDLQKVLSDIKKSDVAGQSATATTGGYKLIVTSAAPKKLASPTITNIQGWLPGLKADGDSNQLPTIAIVASYDTFGAAPALSVGSDSNGSGVVALLEIARLFSILYSNPNTRGRYNILFGLTSGGPYNYNGTQKWLRSFDQRLRESIDYAICLNTLGTQSPGENRLWVHVSKPPENAYVKQIFEGLSNVAEELGLKVGLKHKKINVSNPRVAWEHEQFSRLRVTAATLSGLSVAPGLLENTGGLSDSREFVSENAVAQSVKLVAESLARHIYGQEGKKVNIFADNSSLAVNPSYIGSWLYLLSRTPRVAPFLSKDDALIMSLKKVLTMTFY; this is encoded by the exons ATGGTGGT ttttcatTTTCAGTATCCTGTGTATTTTGCTTTTGAAGATGAAGATTTGCAAAAGGTATTGTCGGATATTAAGAAAAGTGATGTAGCTGGTCAGTCTGCAACAGCAACTACAGGCGG ATACAAGCTTATTGTCACGTCAGCAGCTCCTAAGAAACTTGCATCTCCCACAATTACAAACATCCAG GGATGGTTGCCTGGATTGAAAGCTGACGGGGATTCAAACCAACTCCCAACTATTGCTATCGTAGCATCATATGATACATTTGGTGCAGCTCCG GCATTATCGGTTGGAAGTGATAGTAATGGCAGTGGTGTTGTGGCACTTCTTGAGATTGCCAGATTATTTTCTATTTTATATTCCAACCCAAACACGAGAGGAAGGTATAATATACTGTTTGGGCTGACATCCGGAGGGCCTTATAACTACAACGGAACTCAAAAG TGGCTTAGAAGTTTTGATCAGCGTCTACGAGAAAGTATTGATTATGCTATCTGCCTAAATACTTTAGGTACTCAAAGCCCAGGCGAAAACAGGTTATGGGTTCATGTGTCTAAACCTCCAGAGAATGCTTACGTAAAGCAAATTTTTGAG GGTTTATCCAATGTAGCGGAAGAATTGGGCCTTAAAGTTGGGCTAAAGCACAAGAAAATAAATGTTTCCAATCCCCGA GTAGCCTGGGAGCATGAACAGTTTTCAAGGTTAAGAGTTACTGCAGCCACACTTTCTGGACTATCTGTAGCACCCGGTTTACTGGAAAATACTGGAGGTCTATCTGAtagcag AGAGTTTGTCAGCGAAAATGCAGTTGCCCAGAGTGTAAAATTGGTCGCTGAGAGTTTGGCG AGGCATATATACGGTCAGGAGGGGAAGAAAGTCAATATATTTGCAGATAACAGTAGTTTGGCGGTCAATCCTTCTTACATTGGATCTTGGCTTTACCTTTTGTCAAGAACACCTCGTGTGGCACCTTTTCTTTCTAAGGACGATGCACTCATCATGTCATTGAAAAAGGTATTAACCATGACGTTTTATTGA
- the LOC139841438 gene encoding uncharacterized protein: protein MENPVIAAPNKRRLMLESMYSVITIVFILVACVELCDASTVVDVYRLIQYDLAGAPYGSRVSSLNHHAVSSLFAPGSDLSRTVVILPLRELNETFVREYIESGKPLGGLLLLLPQFFNPEITPTDCLYVGKENLKDTLADLEKKLIRATIQVSEHTIYVQ, encoded by the exons ATGGAGAATCCCGTGATTGCAGCACCAAATAAGCGACGACTCATGCTCGAATCAATGTACTCCGTCATTACAATTGTATTCATTTTAGTCGCTTGTGTTGAACTCTGCGATGCTTCTACCGTCGTTGACGTTTACCGCCTTATTCAGTACGATCTCGCCGGAGCTCCGTACGGATCTCGTGTTTCGTCACTTAATCATCACGCTGTTTCTTCTTTATTTGCTCCTGGTTCTGATCTCTCGCGTACTGTTGTTATACTTCCTTTACGTGAATTGAATGAAACTTTCGTTCGAG AATATATCGAAAGCGGAAAGCCTTTAGGAGGACTACTACTTCTACTTCCTCAATTTTTCAATCCGGAGATCACTCCAACTGATTGTTTATATGTTGGTAAGGAGAATTTAAAAGATACATTGGCGGATTTAGAAAAGAAGCTAATACGTGCTACTATTCAAGTGAGTGAACACACAATATATGTGCAATAA